A single window of Bordetella genomosp. 11 DNA harbors:
- the aspT gene encoding aspartate-alanine antiporter has protein sequence MQWLFETLRKYPELAIFLTLGLGYWIGAKKFKGFNLGAVTGTLLVGVLIGQLNIQIAPVIKQVFFLLFLFGLGYGVGPQFFRGMKSDGLPQVLFAVVLCILCLLATWGTALAFGFDAGTGAGLLAGAQTISAVMGVATDTINGLSRVDGATRAQWINNIPVAYAVCYIFGTIGSAWLLASVGPKLMRVDLVKVCQEYEAQMSGGQDSLELSGYRKFIARVYRLDRADLIGKTVAELEACFGDDRVFVERIRRGGDIVDAGPATVLQAGDVLGVAGRHDVLVLRGAGNIGQEVEDPDLINLPAEMIEVVLTNKHLSGRTLREISKLPEATLGRGVFLRKVVRGGHEMPVNWGLKLDRGDHLFVVGAKRDVERMVDKLGYADRQTEQTDMVFVGFGVVIGGLLGSLVFTVAGIPVTLSTSGGALISGLVFGYLRSVHPTFGRVPGPVHWFLTSVGLTMFVAVVGISAGPGFVEGFRQLGFKLFLAGIVATSVPMLLGVPLARYVFKFHPAIALGVCAGARTTTAAIGQITENAKSQVPALGYTIPYAIGNTLLIIWGIVIVMLMA, from the coding sequence ATGCAATGGCTCTTTGAAACGCTGCGCAAATACCCGGAGCTCGCGATTTTCCTGACGCTGGGACTGGGTTATTGGATAGGCGCCAAGAAATTCAAGGGATTCAACCTGGGCGCGGTGACGGGCACACTGCTGGTGGGCGTGCTGATCGGCCAGCTGAATATCCAGATCGCGCCCGTCATCAAGCAGGTCTTCTTCCTGTTGTTCCTTTTCGGCCTTGGTTACGGCGTCGGCCCGCAATTCTTCCGTGGCATGAAAAGCGATGGCCTGCCCCAGGTCCTGTTCGCGGTGGTGCTATGTATCCTGTGCCTATTGGCCACGTGGGGCACAGCCCTGGCATTCGGCTTCGATGCCGGCACGGGTGCCGGCCTGCTTGCCGGCGCGCAAACCATTTCCGCCGTGATGGGCGTGGCCACGGATACGATCAACGGCCTGAGCCGGGTGGACGGCGCGACACGCGCGCAATGGATCAACAACATTCCCGTTGCTTATGCCGTCTGCTATATCTTCGGCACGATCGGCAGTGCCTGGCTGCTGGCCAGTGTCGGTCCCAAGCTGATGCGGGTCGATTTGGTCAAGGTATGCCAGGAGTACGAAGCCCAGATGTCCGGCGGGCAGGACTCCCTGGAATTGTCCGGTTATCGTAAATTCATCGCCCGGGTGTACCGCCTGGACCGGGCCGATCTGATAGGCAAGACCGTGGCCGAGCTCGAAGCGTGCTTCGGCGACGACCGCGTGTTCGTCGAGCGTATCCGCCGCGGCGGCGACATCGTCGATGCGGGGCCCGCGACCGTCCTGCAAGCGGGCGACGTCCTTGGCGTGGCAGGCCGCCATGATGTGCTGGTGCTGCGAGGTGCCGGCAACATCGGGCAGGAAGTCGAAGACCCTGACCTCATCAACCTGCCTGCCGAGATGATAGAAGTCGTCCTGACCAACAAGCATCTGTCCGGCAGGACGCTGCGCGAAATTTCGAAGCTGCCCGAGGCGACGCTCGGTCGTGGCGTTTTCCTTCGCAAGGTGGTGCGCGGTGGCCACGAAATGCCGGTCAACTGGGGATTGAAGCTGGACCGCGGCGATCACCTCTTCGTCGTCGGCGCCAAGCGCGACGTGGAACGCATGGTCGATAAGCTCGGGTACGCGGATCGTCAGACCGAGCAGACGGACATGGTGTTCGTGGGCTTCGGTGTCGTCATCGGCGGCCTGCTGGGATCGCTGGTGTTCACAGTAGCCGGTATTCCCGTCACCTTGTCGACGTCCGGAGGCGCATTGATCTCCGGCCTGGTCTTCGGTTATCTGCGCTCCGTACATCCGACGTTCGGCCGGGTGCCGGGGCCGGTGCACTGGTTTCTCACGTCAGTGGGCCTGACCATGTTTGTCGCCGTGGTGGGCATCTCGGCGGGTCCGGGCTTCGTCGAAGGCTTCCGGCAACTGGGGTTCAAACTGTTCCTGGCCGGCATCGTGGCCACGTCCGTGCCCATGCTCCTGGGCGTTCCGCTCGCGCGCTACGTCTTCAAGTTCCATCCGGCCATCGCCTTGGGGGTATGCGCCGGGGCGCGTACCACCACCGCCGCCATAGGCCAGATCACCGAAAACGCCAAAAGCCAGGTGCCGGCCCTGGGCTACACCATCCCCTACGCGATAGGCAACACGCTGTTGATCATCTGGGGCATCGTCATCGTCATGCTGATGGCCTGA
- the aqpZ gene encoding aquaporin Z encodes MTMGKRCLAEFLGTFWLVLGGCGSAVLAAAYPQLGIGFAGVALAFGLTVVTMAYAVGHISGGHFNPAVTVGLWAGGRIPSKDILPYVVSQVVGGIAAAAVLYAIASGKTGFDPTAGFASNGYGAHSPGGYSLIACMVAEFVLTAFFLIVIHGITDKRAPAGFAPLAIGLCLTLIHLISIPVTNTSVNPARSTGVALFQGSWAIGQLWMFWLVPLLGGIVGGLIYRCLAAADTARSDAGAFPSAPASTA; translated from the coding sequence ATGACAATGGGCAAGCGGTGTTTGGCGGAATTCCTGGGTACTTTCTGGCTGGTACTGGGCGGGTGCGGCTCCGCTGTCCTGGCGGCGGCCTATCCCCAATTGGGCATCGGTTTCGCCGGCGTGGCGCTGGCGTTCGGGCTGACTGTGGTTACCATGGCTTATGCGGTCGGCCATATTTCCGGCGGGCATTTCAACCCCGCCGTCACCGTGGGCCTGTGGGCCGGCGGCCGTATTCCCTCCAAGGACATACTGCCTTACGTCGTCTCGCAAGTGGTGGGCGGCATCGCGGCGGCGGCGGTGCTGTACGCCATCGCCAGCGGCAAGACAGGCTTCGATCCCACCGCCGGCTTCGCGTCCAACGGCTATGGCGCGCATTCGCCGGGCGGCTATTCGCTGATCGCCTGCATGGTCGCCGAATTTGTCCTCACGGCCTTCTTTCTGATCGTCATTCACGGCATCACGGACAAGCGCGCTCCCGCCGGCTTCGCCCCGCTGGCCATCGGCTTGTGCCTGACGCTGATCCACCTGATCAGCATCCCCGTGACGAATACCTCTGTCAATCCCGCCCGCAGCACCGGCGTGGCCCTGTTCCAGGGCAGCTGGGCCATAGGCCAGTTGTGGATGTTCTGGCTGGTGCCGCTTTTGGGCGGCATCGTGGGCGGTCTTATTTACCGCTGCCTGGCCGCGGCGGACACCGCGCGCAGCGATGCGGGCGCGTTCCCTTCGGCGCCCGCATCCACGGCGTGA
- a CDS encoding 3-deoxy-7-phosphoheptulonate synthase, whose product MNRLDDPLHDREVGNADSTLDTTRIDDVRIGAVRPLISPALLLDELPVSPGIQDLVEGTRASIADVLHGRDDRLVVVVGPCSIHDHDQAMDYARLLKTAADELKEDLLVVMRVYFEKPRTTVGWKGYINDPRLDGSYRINEGLRRARELLLDIAGLGLPTGTEFLDLLSPQFIADLIAWGAIGARTTESQSHRQLSSGLSCPLGFKNGTDGGVQIAADAIVAARASHAFMGMTKMGMAAIFETRGNDDTHVILRGGKQGPNYDAASIAACCDILKRAGLREQVMVDCSHANSNKSHSRQVDVARDVGEQIAGGDRRIVGVMIESHLEEGRQDLKPGVPLRRGVSITDACLGWAQTEPVLRQLAQAVRQRRAGAAR is encoded by the coding sequence TTGAACCGCCTGGATGACCCTTTACACGACCGTGAAGTCGGCAACGCCGACTCCACCCTGGATACCACCCGCATCGACGATGTACGCATCGGCGCGGTACGCCCGCTGATTTCTCCCGCCCTGCTGCTTGACGAGCTGCCGGTTTCGCCCGGAATACAGGATCTGGTGGAAGGTACCCGCGCGTCGATCGCCGACGTGCTGCATGGGCGGGATGATCGGCTGGTCGTCGTGGTGGGTCCCTGTTCGATTCACGATCATGACCAGGCAATGGACTATGCGCGCCTGCTGAAAACGGCCGCCGATGAATTGAAGGAAGACCTGCTCGTCGTGATGCGGGTGTATTTCGAGAAGCCGCGGACGACGGTGGGCTGGAAGGGGTATATCAACGATCCGCGGCTGGACGGCAGCTACCGCATCAACGAGGGCCTGCGGCGCGCGCGGGAACTGTTGCTGGATATCGCCGGACTGGGATTGCCCACCGGTACGGAATTCCTGGACCTGCTCAGCCCGCAATTCATCGCCGACCTGATCGCCTGGGGCGCGATCGGCGCGCGGACGACGGAAAGCCAGAGCCACCGGCAGCTATCCTCGGGCCTGAGCTGTCCGCTGGGTTTCAAGAACGGCACCGACGGCGGCGTGCAAATCGCGGCGGACGCCATCGTCGCCGCGCGCGCCAGCCATGCCTTCATGGGCATGACGAAAATGGGCATGGCGGCGATATTCGAGACGCGCGGCAATGACGATACGCACGTTATCCTGCGCGGCGGCAAGCAAGGGCCGAACTATGACGCCGCCAGTATCGCGGCCTGCTGCGATATCCTGAAGCGCGCCGGCTTGCGGGAACAGGTTATGGTGGATTGCTCGCACGCCAATTCGAACAAGTCGCACAGCCGGCAGGTCGATGTGGCGCGGGATGTTGGCGAGCAGATCGCCGGCGGCGATCGGCGCATCGTCGGCGTGATGATCGAGAGCCATCTGGAAGAAGGCCGGCAGGACCTGAAACCGGGCGTCCCCTTGCGCAGAGGCGTGTCCATTACGGACGCCTGCCTGGGCTGGGCGCAAACCGAACCCGTGCTGCGGCAGCTCGCACAGGCCGTGCGCCAGCGCCGGGCGGGGGCGGCCCGCTAG
- a CDS encoding DinB family protein: MLTPTSARMLADYKRWANRETFAIVMALPATEIYKERVSLFKSFAHSLNHTYVVDRIWQAHIEGREHGIPALNTVTHPDIEDLWTAQQEIDEWYAAWAGSQTETSLAREKDYALIGGNTGRMSQGEILMHVVNHNSYHRGFVADLLTQMSAPRPSVDLPVYKRNLAERVVHS; this comes from the coding sequence ATGCTTACCCCGACATCCGCCCGCATGCTTGCCGATTACAAGCGCTGGGCCAACCGCGAAACCTTCGCGATCGTGATGGCGTTGCCAGCCACGGAGATATACAAAGAGCGCGTTTCTCTATTCAAGAGCTTCGCCCACTCCCTGAACCATACCTATGTGGTCGACCGTATCTGGCAGGCGCACATCGAGGGTCGTGAGCACGGCATTCCGGCACTCAATACCGTCACCCATCCGGATATCGAGGACCTGTGGACGGCGCAGCAGGAAATCGACGAGTGGTACGCCGCCTGGGCGGGCTCGCAGACCGAAACCTCGCTGGCCCGCGAGAAAGACTACGCGCTGATCGGCGGCAATACGGGCCGCATGTCGCAGGGAGAGATCCTGATGCACGTGGTCAACCACAACAGCTACCACCGCGGCTTCGTCGCGGACCTGCTGACGCAAATGTCCGCGCCGCGGCCGAGTGTCGATTTGCCTGTATACAAGCGCAACCTGGCGGAGCGCGTGGTCCATTCCTGA
- a CDS encoding UxaA family hydrolase, with translation MIHAVLHDAKDTVAVAVVEGITAGTDLNAWIMDEDKVIQVKAKQDIPIGHKVAMKDMKTGDTVFKYGVDIGKVVADIQAGQHAHVHNIKTKRW, from the coding sequence ATGATTCATGCCGTATTGCACGACGCCAAGGACACGGTGGCGGTGGCCGTGGTGGAGGGCATCACCGCGGGCACCGATCTCAATGCCTGGATCATGGATGAGGACAAGGTCATCCAGGTCAAGGCCAAGCAGGACATCCCCATTGGGCACAAGGTCGCGATGAAGGACATGAAGACCGGCGACACGGTCTTCAAGTATGGCGTCGATATCGGCAAGGTCGTGGCCGACATCCAGGCAGGCCAGCACGCGCACGTCCACAACATCAAGACGAAGCGCTGGTAA
- a CDS encoding UxaA family hydrolase, with the protein MAVISASTTFRGYRRDNGRVGVRNHVIVLPVDDISNAAAEAVANNIKGTMALPHPYGRLQFGEDLELHFRTLIGTGCNPNVAAVVVIGIEEGWTKRIVDAIAKTGKPVAGFSIELHGDHDTIMRASKAAKEFVHYATSLQRTECPISDLWVSTKCGESDTTSGCGANPTVGNAFDKLYPLGTTLVFGETSELTGGEHIVAERCANDKVRERFMFMFDRYQAMIDRWKTSDLSESQPTKGNIAGGLTTIEEKAMGNIQKIGKKCRVDGVLDKAEIPDHSGLWFMDSSSAAAEMVTLCAASGYAVHFFPTGQGNVIGNPILPVIKICANPRTVRTMSEHIDVDTSGLLQREMDLDQAGDKLLECMLATINGRWTAAEALGHREFVLTRLFESA; encoded by the coding sequence ATGGCTGTCATTTCCGCATCCACCACCTTCCGCGGCTATCGCCGCGACAACGGCCGCGTCGGCGTACGCAACCACGTCATCGTGCTGCCCGTGGACGACATTTCCAATGCCGCGGCCGAAGCCGTGGCCAATAACATCAAGGGCACGATGGCCCTGCCCCACCCCTATGGCCGCCTGCAGTTCGGCGAAGACCTGGAACTGCACTTCCGCACGCTGATCGGTACGGGCTGCAACCCCAACGTTGCCGCCGTGGTCGTCATCGGTATCGAAGAAGGCTGGACCAAGCGCATCGTCGATGCCATCGCCAAGACCGGCAAGCCGGTGGCGGGTTTCTCCATCGAATTGCACGGCGACCATGACACCATCATGCGTGCGTCGAAGGCCGCCAAGGAATTCGTGCACTACGCCACCTCGCTGCAGCGCACCGAGTGCCCCATCAGCGACCTGTGGGTTTCCACGAAGTGCGGCGAATCGGATACGACTTCCGGCTGTGGCGCCAACCCCACCGTGGGCAATGCCTTCGACAAGCTGTACCCGCTCGGCACCACGCTGGTATTCGGCGAAACCTCCGAACTGACGGGCGGCGAACACATCGTGGCCGAACGCTGCGCCAACGACAAGGTGCGCGAGCGCTTCATGTTCATGTTCGACCGCTACCAGGCCATGATCGATCGCTGGAAGACCAGCGATCTGTCGGAATCGCAGCCCACCAAGGGGAATATCGCCGGCGGCCTGACGACGATCGAGGAAAAGGCGATGGGCAACATCCAGAAGATCGGCAAGAAGTGCCGCGTCGACGGGGTGCTGGACAAGGCCGAAATACCCGATCATTCGGGCCTGTGGTTCATGGATTCGTCCTCCGCCGCGGCCGAAATGGTCACGCTGTGCGCGGCCTCCGGCTACGCGGTCCACTTCTTCCCCACCGGCCAGGGCAATGTGATCGGCAATCCCATCCTGCCGGTCATCAAGATCTGCGCGAACCCGCGCACGGTGCGCACGATGTCCGAGCACATCGACGTCGATACCTCGGGCCTGCTGCAGCGCGAGATGGACCTGGACCAGGCGGGCGACAAGCTGCTGGAATGCATGCTGGCGACCATCAACGGCCGCTGGACCGCCGCCGAAGCGCTGGGCCACCGCGAGTTCGTGCTGACGCGCCTGTTCGAAAGCGCCTGA
- a CDS encoding Bug family tripartite tricarboxylate transporter substrate binding protein: protein MKRVPTDLPVSATRRSTLGALGAAGLTLITPFSKAWAQGDKWPPKPINYVVPFPPGGLTDVAARQVAKAVSSSEGWNVVVENKPGGSANIGAAYVARAEPDGCTWLAMTMSHAANATLFKGKAGYDLLTDLVPLAGLASSSMMIVVNPKSNIKTLDDLTKAAKAKPGSLSAGSSGNGTPPHLTLALYQQLTGTKLLHVPYKGGAPSLTDLIGGQLDVIFSNYPESLAYVKGGQLRALAVTTKERSADLPDVPTVAEAGLPDLVVENFTGVMVPAHTDPKLVERVGRIIEKQIRQPEMQKSLTQLGFIPRPRGPEEFKQYLAGEVARWAKTIKEANIQVG, encoded by the coding sequence ATGAAACGTGTACCCACGGATCTGCCGGTTTCGGCTACCCGTCGTTCAACCCTGGGCGCGCTCGGCGCCGCCGGCCTGACCCTGATCACGCCGTTCTCCAAGGCATGGGCGCAAGGCGACAAGTGGCCGCCCAAGCCCATCAACTATGTGGTGCCCTTCCCGCCCGGCGGCTTGACCGACGTCGCCGCCCGGCAGGTCGCCAAGGCCGTGTCGTCATCCGAAGGCTGGAATGTGGTCGTCGAAAACAAGCCCGGCGGCAGCGCGAATATCGGCGCGGCCTATGTGGCGCGCGCCGAACCCGACGGGTGTACGTGGCTGGCCATGACGATGTCCCACGCGGCCAACGCCACGCTGTTCAAGGGCAAGGCGGGCTATGACCTGCTGACGGACCTGGTGCCCCTGGCCGGGCTGGCGTCCTCGTCGATGATGATCGTGGTCAATCCCAAGAGCAACATCAAGACGCTGGACGACCTGACGAAGGCGGCCAAGGCCAAGCCCGGCAGCCTGTCCGCCGGCTCCAGCGGCAACGGCACGCCGCCGCACCTGACGCTGGCGCTGTACCAGCAACTGACCGGCACCAAGCTGCTGCACGTTCCGTACAAAGGCGGCGCGCCATCGCTGACCGACCTGATCGGCGGCCAGCTGGATGTGATTTTTTCCAACTACCCCGAGTCCCTGGCCTACGTGAAAGGCGGCCAGCTGCGGGCGCTGGCGGTCACCACCAAGGAGCGCAGCGCGGACCTGCCGGACGTGCCGACGGTGGCCGAAGCGGGGCTGCCCGATCTGGTCGTGGAGAACTTCACCGGTGTGATGGTTCCCGCGCATACCGATCCGAAACTGGTCGAACGCGTCGGCCGGATCATCGAAAAGCAGATCCGTCAGCCGGAGATGCAGAAGAGCCTGACGCAGTTGGGTTTCATCCCGCGGCCGCGCGGGCCGGAGGAGTTCAAGCAGTACCTGGCCGGCGAAGTGGCCCGCTGGGCCAAGACCATCAAGGAGGCGAATATCCAGGTCGGATAA
- a CDS encoding hydroxyacid dehydrogenase, which yields MHIVISEFMDTDAVDLLRRDFQVRYEPDLVDRRADLLKAVAGADALIVRNRTRVDGEVLAAGSGLKAVGRLGVGLDNIDVAACRERGIQVLPATGANARAVAEYVVTSVLVLTRGVYHNSGQVAQGAWPRTAMSNGREVEGRTLGIVGFGGIGRLTARLARGLDMRVVAYDPMLQGNDPVWKETGVEPADLADLLARSDAVTLHIPLTDGTRNLFDASRIASMKDGAVLVNTARGGIVDEAALAQALRDGKLAGAAMDVFGEEPLPAGSPLAGAPNLILTPHVAGLSVEANTRVSDMVAQRVADVLKQG from the coding sequence ATGCATATCGTTATTTCCGAGTTCATGGACACCGATGCGGTGGATCTGCTGCGCCGGGATTTCCAGGTCCGATATGAACCCGACCTGGTGGACCGGCGCGCCGATCTGCTGAAGGCGGTCGCCGGTGCCGATGCCCTGATCGTGCGCAACCGCACCCGCGTGGACGGCGAGGTGCTGGCCGCCGGAAGCGGCTTGAAAGCCGTGGGCCGGCTGGGCGTGGGCCTGGACAATATCGATGTGGCGGCCTGCCGCGAACGCGGCATCCAGGTCTTGCCCGCCACGGGCGCCAACGCGCGGGCCGTCGCGGAATACGTGGTGACGAGCGTGCTGGTCCTGACACGCGGGGTGTATCACAACAGCGGCCAGGTGGCGCAAGGCGCCTGGCCGCGCACCGCGATGTCCAACGGCCGGGAAGTCGAAGGGCGGACACTGGGCATCGTGGGGTTTGGCGGCATCGGCCGCCTGACGGCACGCCTGGCGCGGGGCCTGGATATGCGCGTCGTGGCTTACGATCCCATGCTGCAGGGCAATGATCCGGTATGGAAGGAAACCGGCGTCGAACCGGCGGACCTGGCCGACCTGCTCGCACGGTCGGACGCCGTCACGCTGCATATTCCGCTGACCGACGGCACGCGCAACCTGTTCGATGCGTCCCGCATCGCTTCGATGAAGGATGGCGCGGTGCTGGTCAATACCGCGCGCGGCGGCATCGTCGACGAAGCGGCGCTGGCGCAGGCCTTGCGCGACGGCAAGCTGGCCGGCGCGGCCATGGACGTGTTCGGCGAAGAGCCCCTGCCCGCGGGCAGCCCGCTGGCGGGCGCGCCGAACCTGATCCTGACGCCGCATGTGGCGGGGCTCAGCGTCGAGGCCAATACCAGGGTCTCCGATATGGTTGCCCAACGCGTGGCGGACGTTTTGAAGCAAGGCTGA